A section of the Quatrionicoccus australiensis genome encodes:
- a CDS encoding SDR family NAD(P)-dependent oxidoreductase, with protein MTSTNNSWVLITGASSGFGEEFARQYAEQGHSLVLVARRLDRLQALAETLRRQYRVEIVVEQVDLSDTEAITQLHRRLRERGIAIEILINNAGHGLQGPFMDSPLDATLAMVQLDVASLTALTHVFAQDMRTQKRGKILLVASLLAYQGVQNFAVYAAAKAYVLRLGEALHRELKRDGVTVTTLCPGMSDTGFATAAQQKLTPALKLLMMQPAPVVRTGIRALQAGRISVVAGWANKALVILTWATPRWLHQALMSHAMNG; from the coding sequence ATGACCTCAACCAATAATTCATGGGTGCTCATCACGGGCGCATCGAGCGGCTTCGGCGAGGAATTCGCCCGCCAATATGCCGAGCAAGGCCACTCGCTGGTCCTCGTGGCGCGCCGGCTGGACCGGCTGCAAGCACTTGCCGAGACGCTGCGCCGGCAATACCGCGTCGAAATTGTGGTCGAGCAGGTCGATCTCTCCGATACGGAAGCGATCACCCAACTGCATCGGCGCCTCCGCGAGCGCGGCATTGCCATTGAAATCCTGATCAACAACGCCGGCCACGGACTGCAAGGCCCGTTCATGGACAGCCCCTTGGACGCAACCCTGGCCATGGTGCAGCTCGATGTGGCCAGCCTGACTGCGCTCACCCATGTCTTCGCTCAGGACATGCGGACGCAAAAGCGCGGGAAGATCCTGCTGGTCGCCAGCCTGCTGGCCTACCAGGGCGTGCAGAACTTCGCGGTCTACGCCGCCGCCAAGGCCTACGTGCTGCGTCTGGGTGAAGCGCTGCATCGCGAACTCAAGCGCGATGGCGTCACCGTGACGACGCTATGTCCCGGCATGTCGGACACCGGCTTCGCCACCGCCGCGCAGCAGAAGCTGACGCCCGCATTGAAGCTGTTGATGATGCAGCCCGCGCCCGTCGTGCGCACCGGTATTCGCGCCTTGCAGGCCGGACGCATCAGCGTCGTGGCGGGCTGGGCGAACAAGGCCCTGGTGATCCTGACCTGGGCGACGCCACGCTGGTTGCACCAGGCCTTGATGTCGCACGCGATGAACGGATGA
- a CDS encoding efflux RND transporter permease subunit — protein sequence MSAFNLSALAVRERSVTLFLMLAIFVAGVIAFLTLGRAEDPAFTIKQMTVITAWPGATAKEMEELVAEPLEKRMQELRWYDRTETFTRQGLAFTTVFLLDSTPPADVPDQFYQARKKLGDEALKLPRGVIGPMVNDEYADVTFALYALKAKGEPHRHLVRDAETMRQRLLHVPGVKKVNIIGEQAERIFVEFSHDRLATLGVSPRDLFAALNSRNVMTPAGSIEAKGPQVFIRLDGAIDDLEAIRDTPVAARGRTLKLGDIAEVKRGYEDPATFLIRNNGEPTLLLGVVMREGWNGLNLGKALEAEAATINAEMPLGMSLSKVTDQAVNIQSAVGEFMVKFMVALGVVILVGFLSMGWRAGVVVAAAVPLTLAAVFIIMAATGKNFDRITLGSLILALGLLVDDAIIAIEMMVVKMEEGYERVHAAAYAWSHTAAPMLAGTLVTAIGFMPNGFAKSTAGEYTSNMFWIVGTALIASWIVAVVFTPYLGVKLLPNYEKHAGGHGAIYGTPNYERFRRLLGWVIRRKWLVAASVIGAFVVAILGMGVVNKQFFPTSDRPEVLVEVQMPYGTSITQTSAATEKVEAWLAQQEEARVVTAYIGQGAPRFFLAMSPELPDPSFAKIVVLTGDDKEREALKFRLRQAAADGLAPEARVRVTQIVFGPPSPFPVAFRVMGPDPDKLRDIAAEVRGVMQASARMRTVNTDWGERVPALHFSLDQDRLQNIGLTSSDVAQQLQFLLSGIPITEVREDIRSVQVTARSGGNTRLDPGRIGDFTLVGAAGQKIPLSQVGKVDVRMEDPILRRRDRTPTITVRGDIAEGLQPPDVSSAVWQELQPIIAKLPAGYRIEMAGAIEESGKANRALAPVFPIMIALTLITIIFQVRSIAAMMMVFATAPLGLIGVVPTLLLFGQPFGINALVGLIALSGILMRNTLILIGQIRDNAEDGLPPFDAVVEATVQRARPVILTALAAMLAFIPLTHSVFWGTLAYTLIGGTFAGTILTLVFLPALYAIWFKIRPTA from the coding sequence ATGAGTGCTTTCAACCTCTCCGCCCTCGCCGTCCGCGAGCGCTCGGTCACCTTGTTCCTGATGCTGGCGATCTTCGTCGCCGGCGTCATCGCCTTCCTGACCCTGGGCCGGGCCGAGGACCCCGCCTTCACCATCAAGCAGATGACCGTGATCACTGCCTGGCCGGGGGCGACCGCCAAGGAGATGGAAGAGCTGGTCGCCGAGCCGCTGGAAAAGCGCATGCAGGAACTGCGCTGGTACGACCGCACCGAGACCTTTACGCGGCAGGGGCTGGCTTTCACTACGGTGTTCCTGCTCGACAGTACGCCGCCGGCCGACGTCCCTGACCAGTTCTACCAGGCGCGCAAGAAACTCGGCGACGAGGCGCTCAAACTACCGCGTGGCGTCATCGGCCCGATGGTCAATGACGAATATGCCGACGTGACCTTTGCGCTCTACGCCTTGAAAGCCAAGGGAGAACCGCACCGGCACCTGGTGCGCGACGCGGAAACCATGCGTCAGCGTCTGCTGCACGTACCCGGCGTCAAGAAGGTGAACATCATCGGCGAGCAGGCCGAACGGATTTTCGTCGAGTTCTCGCATGACCGTCTCGCCACGCTGGGCGTCTCCCCGCGCGACCTCTTCGCCGCGCTCAACAGCCGCAATGTCATGACGCCGGCCGGCTCGATCGAAGCCAAGGGGCCGCAGGTCTTCATCCGGCTGGACGGCGCCATCGACGATCTCGAGGCGATCCGCGATACACCGGTCGCAGCGCGCGGCCGGACGCTGAAACTCGGCGACATCGCCGAGGTCAAGCGGGGCTACGAAGACCCGGCCACCTTCCTGATCCGCAACAACGGCGAACCGACCCTGCTGCTCGGCGTCGTCATGCGCGAGGGCTGGAACGGCCTCAATCTGGGCAAGGCGCTGGAGGCGGAAGCGGCGACGATCAACGCCGAAATGCCGCTCGGCATGAGTCTCTCGAAGGTGACGGACCAGGCGGTCAATATCCAGTCGGCCGTTGGCGAGTTCATGGTCAAGTTCATGGTCGCCCTCGGCGTGGTGATCCTGGTCGGCTTTCTCAGCATGGGCTGGCGTGCTGGCGTCGTGGTTGCGGCTGCAGTGCCGCTGACCCTCGCCGCCGTCTTCATCATCATGGCGGCGACCGGCAAGAATTTCGACCGCATCACACTCGGCTCATTGATCCTGGCGCTTGGGCTGCTGGTCGACGACGCGATCATCGCTATCGAGATGATGGTCGTGAAGATGGAGGAAGGTTACGAGCGGGTACATGCAGCAGCCTACGCGTGGAGCCACACTGCCGCACCGATGCTGGCCGGAACGTTGGTCACGGCGATCGGCTTCATGCCCAACGGCTTTGCCAAGTCGACTGCCGGCGAATACACCAGCAACATGTTCTGGATCGTCGGCACGGCCTTGATCGCCTCGTGGATCGTTGCCGTCGTGTTTACGCCCTACCTCGGGGTCAAGCTGCTGCCAAACTACGAGAAGCATGCGGGCGGGCATGGAGCCATCTACGGCACGCCGAACTACGAGCGCTTCCGCCGGCTGCTGGGCTGGGTGATCCGGCGCAAATGGCTGGTCGCGGCAAGCGTGATCGGTGCCTTCGTGGTCGCGATTCTCGGCATGGGCGTCGTCAATAAGCAGTTTTTCCCGACCTCCGACCGGCCGGAAGTGCTGGTTGAGGTGCAGATGCCGTATGGCACCTCGATAACCCAAACGAGTGCCGCGACGGAGAAGGTCGAAGCCTGGCTGGCGCAGCAGGAGGAGGCCAGGGTCGTCACGGCCTACATCGGCCAGGGCGCGCCGCGCTTCTTCCTGGCGATGTCCCCCGAATTGCCCGACCCGTCGTTCGCCAAGATCGTGGTCCTGACGGGTGATGACAAGGAGCGCGAAGCCCTCAAGTTCAGGCTGCGACAGGCGGCAGCCGACGGCTTGGCGCCTGAGGCGCGGGTGCGCGTGACCCAGATCGTCTTCGGCCCCCCGTCGCCGTTTCCCGTGGCCTTCCGCGTCATGGGGCCGGACCCGGACAAGCTGCGCGACATTGCAGCAGAGGTGCGCGGTGTCATGCAGGCCTCCGCACGGATGCGAACGGTCAATACCGACTGGGGTGAGCGCGTGCCGGCGCTGCATTTCTCGCTCGACCAGGATCGCCTGCAGAACATCGGCCTGACGTCTAGCGATGTGGCCCAGCAGTTGCAGTTCCTGCTCAGTGGCATTCCGATTACGGAGGTGCGCGAGGACATCCGTTCGGTGCAGGTCACGGCCCGTTCGGGCGGCAACACGCGGCTTGATCCTGGCAGGATTGGCGACTTCACCCTGGTTGGCGCGGCCGGTCAAAAGATTCCGCTGTCGCAGGTCGGCAAGGTCGATGTGCGCATGGAAGACCCGATCCTGCGCCGCCGCGACCGCACCCCAACCATCACCGTGCGCGGCGATATCGCCGAGGGCTTGCAGCCGCCGGATGTCTCCAGCGCCGTGTGGCAGGAACTGCAGCCGATCATCGCCAAACTGCCGGCCGGTTACCGGATCGAAATGGCCGGAGCCATCGAGGAGTCGGGCAAGGCCAATCGTGCGTTGGCGCCGGTCTTCCCGATCATGATTGCGCTGACCCTGATCACCATCATCTTCCAGGTTCGCTCGATCGCCGCGATGATGATGGTATTCGCCACCGCACCGCTCGGCCTGATCGGTGTCGTGCCGACGCTGTTGTTGTTCGGGCAGCCGTTCGGCATCAATGCGTTGGTCGGCCTGATTGCCCTGTCCGGCATCCTGATGCGCAACACGCTGATCCTGATCGGTCAGATTCGCGATAACGCAGAGGATGGCTTGCCACCTTTCGATGCCGTGGTCGAGGCCACCGTGCAGCGCGCCCGTCCGGTCATCCTGACCGCACTCGCCGCGATGCTGGCGTTCATTCCGCTGACTCATTCGGTGTTCTGGGGCACGCTGGCCTATACGCTTATTGGCGGCACTTTCGCCGGGACGATTCTGACCCTGGTTTTCCTGCCAGCCTTGTACGCGATCTGGTTCAAGATCAGGCCAACGGCGTGA
- a CDS encoding phenol hydroxylase subunit P4 translates to MTMLKTLAPYEVKSRDAVENYKGRQLLYVNWERHRMFSRPFVLALPPETLFSVIIDQYMTDCFSYHPDWKQIDWNTVVWQNGNTPFTPDRNKSLKENGIGHKDLIRFRTPGLDGIAGTGY, encoded by the coding sequence ATGACCATGTTGAAAACCCTCGCGCCCTACGAAGTGAAGTCGCGCGATGCCGTCGAGAACTACAAGGGCCGCCAGTTGCTGTACGTGAACTGGGAACGTCACCGCATGTTCTCGCGTCCCTTCGTGCTCGCACTGCCGCCGGAAACGCTGTTCTCGGTGATCATCGACCAGTACATGACCGACTGCTTCAGCTACCACCCGGACTGGAAGCAGATCGACTGGAACACGGTCGTCTGGCAGAACGGCAACACGCCCTTCACGCCGGATCGCAACAAGAGCCTCAAGGAAAACGGCATCGGCCACAAGGATCTGATCCGCTTCCGCACACCGGGCCTGGATGGCATTGCCGGTACCGGCTATTGA
- a CDS encoding TetR/AcrR family transcriptional regulator, with protein sequence MSEIESSIPQARGPVDHSVRDQIVEAAEAHFSHYGYDKTTVSDLAKAIGFSKAYIYKFFDSKQAIGEAICSQTLSTIVTAVEEAVAGASTPTEKFRRLFKAMVATSVELFFNDRKLYDIAAHSAGEGWPSAVAYGQRMRQTLAEIVREGREVGEFERKTPLDETVHAIYLVMLPFANPLLLQYNLDLVEDAPSQLSNLVLRSLAP encoded by the coding sequence ATGAGCGAAATCGAATCTTCCATCCCCCAGGCCCGCGGCCCCGTCGACCACAGCGTTCGCGATCAGATCGTCGAGGCGGCCGAGGCGCACTTCAGCCATTACGGCTACGACAAGACCACGGTCTCCGACCTGGCCAAGGCAATCGGCTTTTCCAAGGCCTATATTTACAAGTTCTTCGATTCCAAGCAGGCGATCGGCGAAGCCATCTGCAGCCAGACCTTGAGTACCATCGTCACGGCAGTCGAAGAAGCGGTGGCTGGTGCCAGTACGCCGACGGAGAAATTCCGTCGATTATTCAAGGCTATGGTGGCGACGAGCGTGGAGCTCTTCTTCAACGACCGCAAGCTGTACGACATTGCCGCGCATTCCGCCGGCGAGGGTTGGCCGTCTGCCGTTGCCTACGGACAGCGCATGCGGCAGACCCTGGCAGAGATCGTCCGCGAAGGGCGGGAAGTGGGCGAGTTCGAGCGCAAGACGCCGCTCGACGAGACGGTGCATGCGATCTATCTCGTCATGCTGCCCTTTGCCAATCCGTTGCTGCTCCAGTACAACCTCGACCTCGTCGAGGACGCACCCAGCCAGCTGTCGAACCTGGTGTTGCGTAGCCTGGCCCCCTAG
- a CDS encoding efflux transporter outer membrane subunit, with protein sequence MLTHPRSLALFLSAGILSGCAVGPDYQPPLLELTSTFLGQKGVEQRQVQGKVELQRWWAAFDDALLAHYVALALEQNLDIAQATARVDQSRAALRYADAALLPAGNVSASAGRGYLSVETPLGQVLNSTPGFDRWGGAYEANLGASWEIDLFGGLRRGRETARAEYAASEAGVAATRLAIAAQTADVYVKIRGLQARLAIAQQQVETRRRLLAMIQLQYEKGIAAELQKNQAEGSLTQAEAQIPILQAGLDSAMNALDVLLGAQPGTHRAELAPVKPIPAAPGLAATGTLADMIRRRPDLIAAERRLAAANARIGVAVAEYYPKFSLGALLGSATSIASGNLFTGGASQAQGVLGLRWRLFDFDRVDAQIAAARGQEAEALAAYRLAVLRAAEDVENTFSTLVNREAQVGILTRGESSFARARDNSFTAYQGGVVSLIEVLDADGNLLQARDAKAQAQTEAARAAIASFRALGGGWDTPSTNTTKLSTNEKR encoded by the coding sequence ATGCTCACCCATCCCCGCTCTCTCGCCCTGTTTCTGAGTGCCGGCATCTTGTCGGGCTGCGCTGTTGGCCCCGACTACCAGCCGCCCTTGCTCGAACTGACCTCCACCTTTCTCGGGCAGAAGGGCGTCGAGCAACGTCAGGTGCAAGGCAAGGTCGAGCTCCAACGCTGGTGGGCCGCCTTCGACGATGCCTTGCTTGCGCACTACGTTGCCCTGGCCCTTGAGCAGAACCTGGACATTGCCCAGGCGACGGCGCGTGTCGACCAATCGCGTGCCGCATTGCGCTATGCCGATGCAGCCTTGCTGCCCGCGGGCAATGTGAGTGCGAGCGCCGGGCGAGGCTACCTGTCGGTGGAGACCCCGCTCGGGCAGGTGCTCAATAGCACGCCCGGCTTCGACCGCTGGGGCGGCGCTTACGAGGCCAATCTCGGGGCGAGTTGGGAGATTGATCTGTTCGGCGGTCTGCGGCGAGGGCGGGAGACTGCGCGCGCCGAATACGCGGCATCCGAAGCTGGCGTTGCGGCGACACGGCTGGCCATCGCCGCGCAGACCGCAGACGTGTACGTCAAGATCCGCGGCCTGCAGGCGCGCCTCGCGATTGCCCAACAGCAGGTCGAGACCCGACGCCGCTTGCTCGCCATGATCCAGCTCCAATACGAGAAGGGAATCGCCGCCGAACTCCAGAAAAACCAGGCCGAGGGTTCGCTGACCCAGGCCGAGGCGCAGATTCCCATCCTGCAAGCCGGCCTCGATTCGGCGATGAACGCGCTCGACGTACTGCTCGGCGCGCAGCCGGGAACCCACCGCGCCGAACTGGCGCCGGTGAAGCCGATCCCGGCCGCGCCGGGTTTGGCTGCAACCGGCACCCTGGCCGACATGATACGGCGCCGGCCGGACCTCATTGCCGCCGAACGGCGCCTGGCTGCGGCCAATGCGCGCATTGGCGTGGCGGTCGCGGAGTACTACCCCAAGTTCTCGCTCGGCGCCCTGCTCGGTAGCGCCACCTCGATTGCCAGCGGCAACCTGTTCACCGGGGGCGCCAGCCAGGCCCAGGGCGTGCTCGGGCTGCGCTGGCGGCTGTTCGATTTCGACCGCGTCGACGCGCAGATTGCCGCGGCGCGCGGCCAGGAGGCGGAAGCCCTGGCGGCCTACCGGCTGGCCGTGTTGCGGGCGGCGGAAGATGTCGAGAACACCTTCTCCACCCTGGTCAACCGAGAGGCGCAGGTCGGCATCCTGACCCGGGGCGAGTCGTCGTTTGCCAGGGCGCGCGACAACTCGTTTACCGCTTACCAGGGCGGCGTCGTCAGCCTGATCGAGGTGCTCGATGCCGACGGCAACCTGCTGCAGGCGCGCGACGCCAAGGCGCAGGCACAAACCGAGGCGGCGCGTGCCGCCATTGCCTCCTTCCGGGCCTTGGGCGGCGGCTGGGATACCCCATCGACAAACACCACCAAGCTCTCTACCAACGAAAAAAGGTAA
- a CDS encoding YHS domain-containing protein, translating to MDMKVAKKLGLKERYSLMTRDLAWDTTYQPMDKVFPQTTYEGIKIHDWDKWEDPFRLTMDAYWKYQAEKERKLYAILDGFNQNNGHLSVTDARYINVLKLFLGSTPPLELMAARGFSMMGRQMNGAGPRVACQMQAVDEYRHFQTQIHSISNYNKYYNGMDEFAHQQSRMWYLSDGKSFFDDAITAGPFEFMVAIGFAFEYVLTNILFVPFISGAAYNGDMAAMTVGFSAQSDEARHMTLGLECIKFMLEQDPDNLPIVQRWIDKWTWRGTRKLASVGMMMDYMLPKRIMSFKEAWEMYVEENGGALFKDLARYGITIPKCFGQTIEEKEHVTHQSWIGFYMKPQATPFHTWIPTPDEMDWLSEKYPNTFDKYYRPVLEHLDAQEKAGNRFDNKTAPMNCQVCVSTMKFNEPGDPMEMCFRESIYQGEKFHTCSDHCKEIFDNEPEKYIQTFISSHQVLQGNCEPEGTDVNAADFKPGQNMLDYWKLDKRALGDFNGSEDQKNFAAWREQATKN from the coding sequence ATGGATATGAAAGTTGCCAAGAAGCTCGGCCTCAAAGAGCGCTACAGCCTGATGACCCGCGATCTCGCGTGGGACACGACCTACCAGCCGATGGACAAGGTCTTCCCGCAGACGACCTACGAGGGCATCAAGATTCACGACTGGGACAAGTGGGAAGATCCGTTCCGCCTGACCATGGACGCCTACTGGAAGTACCAGGCCGAGAAGGAGCGCAAGCTGTACGCCATCCTCGACGGCTTCAACCAGAACAACGGCCACCTGTCGGTCACCGATGCCCGTTACATCAACGTGCTCAAGCTCTTCCTCGGCTCGACACCGCCGCTCGAACTGATGGCTGCCCGTGGCTTCTCGATGATGGGCCGGCAGATGAACGGCGCCGGTCCGCGCGTCGCCTGCCAGATGCAGGCGGTCGACGAGTACCGTCACTTCCAGACGCAGATCCACTCGATCTCGAACTACAACAAGTACTACAACGGGATGGACGAATTCGCCCATCAACAATCCCGCATGTGGTACCTGTCGGACGGCAAGTCCTTCTTCGACGACGCGATCACCGCCGGCCCGTTCGAATTCATGGTCGCCATCGGCTTCGCCTTCGAATACGTGCTGACCAACATCCTGTTCGTGCCCTTTATTTCCGGTGCCGCCTACAACGGCGACATGGCGGCGATGACCGTCGGCTTCTCTGCGCAGTCCGATGAAGCGCGTCACATGACGCTCGGCCTTGAGTGCATCAAGTTCATGCTCGAACAGGATCCGGACAACCTGCCCATCGTCCAGCGCTGGATCGACAAATGGACCTGGCGCGGCACGCGCAAGCTCGCTTCTGTCGGCATGATGATGGATTACATGCTGCCCAAGCGCATCATGAGCTTCAAGGAAGCCTGGGAAATGTACGTTGAGGAAAACGGCGGCGCGCTGTTCAAGGACCTCGCCCGTTACGGCATCACCATTCCGAAGTGCTTCGGCCAGACCATCGAGGAAAAAGAACACGTCACCCACCAGTCGTGGATCGGTTTCTACATGAAGCCGCAGGCGACGCCCTTCCACACCTGGATTCCGACGCCGGACGAAATGGACTGGCTGTCCGAGAAGTACCCGAACACCTTCGACAAGTACTACCGTCCGGTGCTCGAGCATCTCGACGCGCAGGAAAAGGCCGGCAACCGCTTCGACAACAAGACGGCGCCGATGAACTGCCAGGTCTGCGTCAGCACCATGAAGTTCAACGAGCCGGGCGATCCCATGGAAATGTGTTTCCGCGAATCGATCTACCAGGGCGAGAAGTTCCACACCTGTTCCGATCACTGCAAGGAAATCTTCGACAACGAGCCGGAGAAGTACATCCAGACCTTCATTTCCTCGCACCAGGTGCTGCAGGGTAACTGCGAGCCGGAAGGCACCGACGTCAATGCCGCCGACTTCAAGCCGGGCCAGAACATGCTCGACTACTGGAAGCTCGACAAGCGCGCGCTCGGCGACTTCAACGGTTCCGAGGACCAGAAGAACTTTGCCGCCTGGCGCGAGCAGGCCACCAAGAACTAA
- a CDS encoding NADH:ubiquinone reductase (Na(+)-transporting) subunit F, which translates to MSYELSIEPLGRTIEVEDGQTILDAALRAGIYLPHACGQGYCATCKVCITDGEVDHQNSSSFALMDYEREEGKALACCATLEADTAIEVEMEVDEDARDIPVKDFPGVVSRIENLTPTIKGIWLKLDEALDFQAGQYVNFNLPNDLGHRAFSLANSPSTGDEIELNIRIVPGGVGTTWIHNELKVGDKITVSGPYGRFFVHKSANVPSLFMAGGSGLSSPRSMILDLLEEGSDLPITLVYGARNQGELYYHQEFLDLAAKYPNFSYVPALNDEPADSGWTGFRGFVHDAAKAHFDNDFRDRKAYLCGPPVMIEACITTLMQGRLFERDIYTEKFFSAADAQQVRSPLFKRV; encoded by the coding sequence ATGAGCTACGAACTGAGTATCGAGCCGCTCGGCCGGACCATCGAGGTCGAGGACGGCCAGACCATCCTCGACGCCGCGCTGCGCGCCGGCATCTACCTGCCGCACGCCTGCGGCCAGGGCTACTGCGCCACCTGCAAGGTGTGCATTACCGACGGCGAAGTCGACCACCAGAATTCATCGAGCTTCGCGCTGATGGACTACGAGCGCGAAGAGGGCAAGGCCCTGGCCTGCTGCGCCACGCTCGAAGCCGACACCGCCATCGAAGTCGAGATGGAAGTCGATGAGGACGCGCGCGACATTCCGGTCAAGGACTTCCCCGGCGTGGTCAGCCGCATCGAGAACCTGACGCCGACCATCAAGGGCATCTGGCTCAAGCTCGACGAAGCGCTCGATTTCCAGGCCGGCCAGTACGTCAATTTCAACCTGCCGAACGATCTGGGCCACCGCGCCTTTTCGCTCGCCAATTCGCCGTCGACCGGTGACGAGATCGAACTCAACATCCGCATCGTGCCCGGCGGCGTCGGCACCACCTGGATCCACAACGAACTCAAGGTTGGCGACAAGATCACCGTTTCCGGCCCCTACGGGCGCTTCTTCGTGCACAAGTCGGCCAACGTGCCGTCCCTGTTCATGGCCGGCGGCTCCGGCCTGTCCAGCCCGCGTTCGATGATCCTCGATCTGCTGGAAGAGGGCAGCGACCTGCCGATCACGCTGGTCTACGGCGCGCGCAACCAGGGCGAGCTTTACTACCACCAGGAATTCCTCGACCTGGCCGCCAAATACCCGAACTTCAGCTACGTTCCGGCCTTGAACGACGAGCCGGCCGACAGCGGCTGGACCGGCTTCCGCGGTTTCGTCCACGACGCCGCCAAGGCGCATTTCGACAACGACTTCCGCGACCGCAAAGCCTACCTGTGCGGCCCGCCGGTCATGATCGAAGCCTGCATCACCACCCTGATGCAGGGCCGCCTGTTCGAACGCGACATCTACACCGAAAAGTTCTTCTCGGCCGCCGATGCGCAACAGGTGCGGAGTCCGCTGTTCAAGCGGGTTTGA
- a CDS encoding efflux RND transporter periplasmic adaptor subunit — MFQRRNIPFLAVVGLLPVALAACGDATSPIDPRTQIPLVRVAPVASGAQAEPSFSGVVAARVQSDLGFRVPGKILERLVDAGQAVKRGQALMRIDPTDLRLATHARDEAVAAATARAHQTAEDEARYRDLVAAGAVSASNYDKIKAAADSARAELKVAQAQADVARNETGYAVLLADADGVVVETLAEAGQVVGAGQVVVRVARAGRREALIALPENLRPAIGSAGRATLYGSGLTGAAKLRQLSDAANPQTRTFEARYVLEGRLADAPLGSTVSIEIQSGRAAPTLQIPVSALFDKGKGAGVWLVKAQDDQGQGLQASWRAVQVTGLSGESAAISGGLAAGDRVVVLGAHLLHEGEAVRLADSSAVPGAAANGGAQK, encoded by the coding sequence ATGTTTCAGCGCCGCAATATTCCTTTCCTCGCTGTCGTCGGTCTGTTGCCTGTCGCCTTGGCAGCCTGCGGCGACGCCACTTCTCCAATCGATCCGCGCACCCAGATTCCACTGGTACGGGTCGCGCCGGTAGCAAGTGGCGCCCAGGCCGAGCCTTCGTTCAGCGGCGTCGTCGCAGCGCGGGTGCAGAGCGACCTGGGCTTTCGCGTTCCCGGCAAGATCCTGGAGCGCCTGGTCGATGCCGGGCAGGCCGTCAAGCGTGGCCAGGCGCTGATGCGCATCGACCCCACTGATTTGCGGCTCGCCACGCATGCCCGCGATGAGGCCGTTGCTGCCGCCACGGCGCGAGCGCACCAGACCGCTGAGGATGAGGCGCGCTATCGCGATCTCGTTGCGGCCGGGGCAGTGTCGGCCTCGAACTACGACAAGATCAAGGCCGCTGCCGATTCGGCGCGAGCCGAGCTCAAGGTGGCCCAGGCTCAGGCCGACGTTGCCCGCAACGAAACGGGCTACGCCGTCCTGCTCGCCGATGCGGACGGTGTCGTCGTCGAGACCCTGGCCGAAGCGGGCCAGGTCGTCGGCGCCGGCCAGGTCGTCGTCCGTGTGGCCCGTGCCGGGCGCCGCGAAGCGCTCATTGCGCTGCCCGAAAACCTGCGTCCGGCGATCGGCTCCGCAGGGCGCGCGACCTTGTATGGCAGCGGACTGACTGGCGCCGCGAAACTGCGCCAGTTGTCGGATGCCGCCAACCCCCAGACCCGCACCTTCGAGGCGCGCTACGTCCTGGAAGGCCGGCTGGCTGACGCGCCGCTCGGCTCGACCGTTTCCATCGAGATTCAAAGCGGGCGTGCCGCCCCGACGCTCCAGATTCCTGTCAGCGCGCTCTTCGATAAGGGCAAGGGGGCTGGCGTCTGGCTGGTCAAAGCTCAGGATGACCAGGGGCAGGGACTTCAGGCAAGCTGGCGCGCCGTACAGGTTACCGGCCTCAGCGGTGAATCCGCTGCGATCAGCGGTGGGCTGGCGGCGGGTGATCGTGTCGTCGTGCTCGGTGCCCATCTGTTGCACGAAGGCGAGGCGGTTCGGCTGGCTGACAGCAGTGCCGTACCTGGCGCAGCAGCGAACGGTGGGGCGCAGAAATGA
- a CDS encoding MmoB/DmpM family protein, whose amino-acid sequence MSNAFIAFQKNDDSRCIVEAILEDNPGAMVVDQPSMVKIDVPNRLVIKRETVEEKMGREFDLQELQLHLITISGHLDETDDEFTLSWNS is encoded by the coding sequence ATGTCCAACGCATTTATCGCATTCCAGAAGAACGACGACTCCCGCTGCATCGTCGAGGCCATCCTTGAAGACAATCCGGGCGCCATGGTCGTCGACCAGCCGTCGATGGTGAAGATCGACGTGCCGAACCGCCTCGTCATCAAGCGCGAGACGGTCGAGGAAAAGATGGGCCGCGAGTTCGACCTGCAGGAACTGCAACTGCACCTGATCACCATTTCCGGTCACCTCGACGAGACCGACGACGAATTCACCCTGAGCTGGAATTCCTGA